The Actinomadura sp. WMMB 499 genome includes a window with the following:
- a CDS encoding ABC transporter permease, with protein MNDTGVDRLGDAPVKTEAVRGPAPWWRRPPFDDTRHLGLVVALLLLCAVGAITQPDNFLTTGNTVGILVLAATIGVITVGQTFVIIGGGIDLSVGSVMALASVWATTVATQSYGPWIMALCAILVGTGAGVVSGLLISYGRLVPFIATLAMLVAARGLAQRLSDRKTQLVQQPENTAIVELSTTKVLGLPLVVYIFLAVGAAGWVLLNRTTFGRRTFAVGGNPEAARLAGIDVRRHTLLLYALSGFCCGVAAIIIMARTTTGSSTHGDLYELDAIAAVIIGGTLLTGGRGTVIGSILGVLVFTLITNLFILNGLQTSDQLIAKGAIIVIAVLLQRRALRSPT; from the coding sequence GTGAACGACACGGGCGTGGACCGGCTCGGCGACGCGCCGGTCAAGACCGAGGCCGTGCGGGGGCCGGCCCCGTGGTGGCGGCGGCCGCCGTTCGACGACACCCGGCACCTCGGGCTCGTCGTGGCACTGCTGCTGCTCTGCGCGGTCGGTGCGATCACCCAGCCGGACAACTTCCTGACCACCGGGAACACCGTCGGCATCCTCGTCCTGGCCGCCACCATCGGCGTGATCACCGTCGGCCAGACGTTCGTGATCATCGGCGGCGGCATCGACCTGTCGGTCGGGTCGGTGATGGCGCTCGCGTCGGTGTGGGCGACGACCGTCGCCACCCAGTCCTACGGCCCCTGGATCATGGCGCTGTGCGCGATCCTCGTCGGGACGGGCGCGGGCGTCGTCAGCGGGCTGCTGATCTCCTACGGACGGCTGGTGCCGTTCATCGCGACGCTGGCGATGCTCGTCGCGGCGCGCGGGCTGGCGCAGCGGCTGTCGGACCGCAAGACCCAGCTGGTGCAGCAGCCGGAGAACACCGCGATCGTGGAGCTGTCCACCACGAAGGTGCTGGGGCTGCCGCTGGTCGTCTACATCTTCCTGGCCGTCGGCGCCGCCGGCTGGGTGCTGCTCAACCGGACCACGTTCGGCCGCCGGACGTTCGCCGTCGGCGGCAACCCGGAGGCGGCGCGGCTGGCCGGCATCGACGTCCGCCGCCACACGCTGCTGCTGTACGCGCTGTCCGGGTTCTGCTGCGGCGTCGCGGCGATCATCATCATGGCCCGGACGACGACCGGGTCCAGCACGCACGGCGACCTGTACGAGCTGGACGCCATCGCCGCCGTGATCATCGGCGGGACGCTGCTGACCGGCGGGCGCGGCACCGTCATCGGGTCGATCCTCGGCGTGCTGGTGTTCACGCTCATCACGAACCTGTTCATCCTCAACGGCCTGCAGACCAGCGACCAGCTGATCGCGAAGGGCGCGATCATCGTGATCGCCGTGCTGCTGCAGCGCCGGGCGCTCCGCTCGCCCACCTGA
- a CDS encoding ABC transporter substrate-binding protein — MRDQSPSRPSRRGVLFGGAVVAAGSLAAACTSNAEPDDGGTAARGGTLAGDNDKPGKKVTIGFSAPAADHGWMAAIAKDAEAQAKKYTDVNWKPVEPTNDINQQISAVESLIQAKVNALVILPNDGEQLNQVARKAMDAGIPVINLDRVFPDKLSYRTWLGGDNYGMGVSAGHYIGKKLKDAGTSNPVIVEVQGIATLPLTQERSKGFADTLKTYGFEVTDQQAAEFTVESGNEVTSNLLSAHKKIDALWNHDDDQGVGVLAAITQSGRDEFFMVGGAGSANAMREIQKGGVLEATVTYPPTMAGSAVKLARLIAQGKGMADLVELQVPQSVTLASETITKANVDTYMPLGFES, encoded by the coding sequence ATGCGCGATCAGAGCCCCTCCCGTCCCAGCCGCAGAGGCGTCCTGTTCGGCGGCGCCGTCGTCGCCGCCGGCTCGCTCGCCGCGGCCTGCACCAGCAACGCCGAACCGGACGACGGCGGCACCGCCGCGCGGGGCGGCACGCTGGCCGGCGACAACGACAAGCCCGGCAAGAAGGTCACGATCGGCTTCTCCGCCCCGGCCGCCGACCACGGCTGGATGGCGGCGATCGCCAAGGACGCCGAGGCGCAGGCGAAGAAGTACACCGACGTGAACTGGAAGCCGGTCGAGCCGACCAACGACATCAACCAGCAGATCTCCGCCGTCGAGTCGCTGATCCAGGCGAAGGTGAACGCGCTGGTCATCCTGCCGAACGACGGCGAGCAGCTGAACCAGGTCGCGCGCAAGGCGATGGACGCCGGCATCCCGGTGATCAACCTGGACCGCGTCTTCCCCGACAAGCTCTCCTACCGGACGTGGCTCGGCGGCGACAACTACGGCATGGGCGTCTCCGCGGGCCACTACATCGGCAAGAAGCTGAAGGACGCGGGCACGTCGAACCCGGTGATCGTCGAAGTGCAGGGCATCGCGACGCTGCCGCTCACCCAGGAGCGCAGCAAGGGGTTCGCCGACACGCTGAAGACCTACGGGTTCGAGGTCACCGACCAGCAGGCCGCGGAGTTCACCGTGGAGTCCGGCAACGAGGTCACCAGCAACCTGCTGTCGGCGCACAAGAAGATCGACGCGCTGTGGAACCACGACGACGACCAGGGCGTCGGCGTCCTCGCCGCGATCACGCAGTCCGGACGGGACGAGTTCTTCATGGTCGGCGGCGCCGGTTCGGCCAACGCCATGCGGGAGATCCAGAAGGGCGGGGTGCTGGAGGCGACCGTCACCTACCCGCCGACGATGGCCGGTTCGGCGGTCAAGCTCGCGCGGTTGATCGCACAGGGCAAGGGGATGGCCGACCTCGTGGAGCTGCAGGTCCCGCAGTCGGTCACGCTCGCGTCCGAGACGATCACCAAGGCGAACGTCGACACGTACATGCCGCTCGGCTTCGAGTCCTGA
- a CDS encoding Gfo/Idh/MocA family protein, which translates to MTTVGIGMVGHAFMGRAHSQAWRSVGPFFDPPLTPVMTALAGRDAGRTAAAARALGWASAETDWKELLRRDDVQLVDVCTPGDSHAEIAVAALDAGKHVLCEKPLANTVAEAEAMVAAAERARERGVRSMVGFNYRRVPAVTLARRLVAEGRIGTVRQIRAQYLQDWLSDPESPHTWRLDRDRAGSGALGDIGAHIIDTVQFVTGHALAGVTALTETFTHERPLPGGGTAPVTVDDAALFLARTGGGALATFEATRVASGRKNSLRFEVSGSAGALSFDLESLNELWLYDATEDAATAGFRRIVVTEDVHPYAGRWWPPGHLLGYEHTFTHQMADLLTAIAGGTDPRPSFADGLRVQRVLAAVERSAAGGGGWTPVEPTPGSTVEGNA; encoded by the coding sequence TTGACGACCGTCGGAATCGGGATGGTCGGGCATGCGTTCATGGGGCGCGCCCACTCCCAGGCGTGGCGCAGCGTCGGGCCGTTCTTCGACCCGCCGCTGACCCCCGTGATGACCGCCCTCGCCGGGCGCGACGCCGGACGCACCGCCGCCGCGGCCCGCGCGCTCGGCTGGGCGTCCGCGGAGACCGACTGGAAGGAGCTGCTGCGCCGCGACGACGTCCAGCTCGTCGACGTCTGCACGCCGGGCGACAGCCACGCCGAGATCGCGGTCGCCGCGCTCGACGCGGGCAAGCACGTGCTGTGCGAGAAGCCGCTCGCCAACACCGTCGCCGAGGCCGAGGCGATGGTCGCCGCGGCCGAGCGGGCGCGGGAGCGCGGCGTCCGCTCGATGGTGGGGTTCAACTACCGGCGCGTCCCGGCGGTCACCCTCGCGCGCCGGCTGGTCGCCGAGGGCCGCATCGGGACCGTCCGGCAGATCCGGGCGCAGTACCTGCAGGACTGGCTGAGCGACCCGGAGTCCCCGCACACCTGGCGGCTGGACCGTGACAGGGCGGGGTCGGGCGCGCTCGGCGACATCGGCGCGCACATCATCGACACCGTCCAGTTCGTCACCGGGCACGCGCTGGCCGGGGTCACCGCGCTGACCGAGACCTTCACCCACGAGCGCCCGCTGCCCGGCGGCGGCACCGCGCCGGTGACCGTGGACGACGCCGCGCTGTTCCTCGCCCGCACCGGCGGCGGCGCGCTCGCGACGTTCGAGGCGACGCGGGTCGCGTCCGGGCGCAAGAACTCGCTGCGGTTCGAGGTGAGCGGCTCGGCGGGCGCGCTGTCGTTCGACCTGGAGTCGCTGAACGAACTGTGGCTGTACGACGCGACGGAGGACGCGGCGACCGCCGGGTTCCGCCGGATCGTCGTCACCGAGGACGTCCACCCGTACGCCGGACGGTGGTGGCCGCCCGGTCACCTGCTCGGCTACGAGCACACCTTCACCCACCAGATGGCCGACCTGCTCACCGCCATCGCGGGCGGCACCGACCCCCGTCCGTCGTTCGCCGACGGCCTGCGGGTGCAGCGCGTGCTGGCGGCCGTCGAGCGCAGTGCCGCCGGGGGCGGCGGCTGGACCCCCGTCGAACCCACCCCCGGATCCACCGTCGAAGGGAACGCGTGA